In one Lycium barbarum isolate Lr01 chromosome 7, ASM1917538v2, whole genome shotgun sequence genomic region, the following are encoded:
- the LOC132602113 gene encoding protein CHLORORESPIRATORY REDUCTION 6, chloroplastic, with protein MASIIRPLHTFSSTVKQTIPSLVPCINSLKSNSDFSVSFTFCSCCSSRLRQVAASVSFNPSGNFDLSLYDDQENTEVAPPPMPPSEGRYEVIIDNDIIQRLDLSTFQNATGISSPLSAKPKQYLERTIGFTINYKREDKYDPRELSEFPDIRLWFVRLDATYPWLPVLLDWRAGELARYAAMLVPHQMSMKMGVVFNPEALELFVMNKVFVVYSWLKQNEIPMPRLKTKDMARMLGFGIGDELFDLIDRNPIDPS; from the exons ATGGCTTCCATAATAAGACCATTACATACATTTTCTTCTACAGTCAAACAAACAATTCCTTCTTTAGTTCCATGTATTAATTCACTCAAATCAAATTCAGATTTTTCAGTTTCTTTCACCTTTTGTTCTTGTTGTTCTTCACGGTTGAGACAAGTTGCTGCCTCTGTATCATTCAATCCTTCTGGGAATTTTGACCTCTCCCTTTATGATGACCAAGAAA ATACAGAAGTAGCACCTCCACCAATGCCTCCATCAGAAGGTAGATATGAAGTTATAATAGATAATGACATAATTCAACGTCTTGACTTATCAACATTTCAGAATGCAACTGGAATATCTTCACCCTTATCTG CCAAGCCCAAACAGTATCTGGAAAGGACAATTGGTTTTACAATAAATTACAAAAGAGAAGACAAATATGATCCGAGGGAAttatcagaatttccagatatAAGACTATGGTTCGTTCGATTAGATGCTACTTATCCATGGTTGCCAGTTTTATTGGATTGGAGAGCTGGAGAACTTGCACGTTATGCAGCAATGTTGGTACCTCATCAG ATGAGTATGAAAATGGGAGTAGTATTCAATCCAGAGGCATTAGAATTGTTTGTGATGAATAAGGTGTTTGTGGTATATTCTTGGTTGAAGCAAAATGAGATTCCAATGCCAAGGCTGAAGACAAAAGACATGGCAAGAATGCTTGGTTTTGGGATTGGAGATGAACTATTTGACTTGATTGATAGAAATCCCATTGATCCTTCATGA
- the LOC132601256 gene encoding uncharacterized protein LOC132601256: MGVASQSMFSPSIRQGTRGNRTQSVNLSVPHNNQTQVGRAPARSSNTSDGQNRLYALTGRQDIDARTDVVTGILTVFSFDIYALMDPGSTLSYVTPYVARKFVDYRTKAVNFKFPNEPVLKWKGDSVSPKEVFLEDLPGIPPDREIDFAIDLLPGTKPISIPSYRMDPAELRELKDQLKDLLDKGFIRPSVSPWGAPVLFVRNKDSYLPAFMDLMNRVFKPYLDLFVTVFIDDILICSRSEAEHVEHLRIVLQILKDCKL, translated from the exons ATGGGTGTAGCCAGCCAGTCCATGTTTAGCCCTTCAATCAGACAGGGCACAAGAGGTAATCGGACTCAGTCAGTAAATTTATCAGTTCCTCATAATAACCAAACTCAGGTAGGACGTGCACCAGCTAGATCCAGCAACACAAGCGATGGCCAAAACCGTTTGTATGCTTTGACCGGGCGTCAGGATATCGATGCCCGTACTGATGTTGTCACTGGTATACTCACCGTTTTCAGTTTCGATATTTATGCTCTCATGGACCCTGGATCCACCCTATCCTATGTCACCCCTTATGTTGCtaggaaatttg TTGATTATAGAACCAAAGCTGTAAATttcaagtttcctaatgagccagtcttaAAGTGGAAGGGCGATTCAGTAAGTCctaagg aagtctttctCGAGGATCTTCCCGGAATTCCTCCggatagggaaattgatttcgcaattgaccTACTTCCAGGTacgaaacctatatctattccatcTTATAGGATGGATCCAGCTGAATTACGCGAGCTTAAGGATCAACTCAAAGATCTTTTAGACAAGGGTTTTATCCGACCCAGTGTCTCTCCATGGGGTGCCCCAGTCCTATTTGTTCGCAATAAAGATAGTTATTTgc cagcatttatggacctcatgaataGAGTCTTCAAGCCATATCTCGACCTCTTTGTCACTGTCTTCATAGATGATATACTCATTTGCTCCCGTAGTGAGGCCGAACACGTAGAACACCTTCGTATAGTTCTTCAGATTCTTAAGGACTGCAAGTTATAA